agaatgaatatatatacagAGAGAGGGCATTGTCGTGAATTACCCAAAATacaaaataggaaacaatcctagaattagggaattacaacaaaaatagtaAACAATCTCAGAATTAGggaattacaacaaaaatagaaaacaatcctaaaattagggaattacaacaaaaatagaaaacaatcctagaattagcctaaaacacaaaaatgggaaacaatcctagaattagggttttacaacaaaaataggaaattacaactaattacaaaaattttaaaatataaagaaaatctattgtaaTAAATTCTCTAATATGTAGATTGTAAAGCACAAAAATATGGAAACTAGTATCTAATTTTagaaaggcaaaaaaaaaaaaagaacagctCTAGTTTGTAACCCAATAgcaaaatttcatcatcaatatGAAAACAAGTTTTTGTAATTTGGGGATACGTATATGGATGGTAATCTGGTGCAATTTCCTTGATTCCCAAAGAAATTAATTCTTGTTACAACATAGACAAAACCCTACATCATGGTAAGTTGATAACCTGTATTTGGGTATTGTACTGTACTGTCACACtcactcatatatatatatatatatatatatatatatatatatatatatatatatatatatatatatatatatatatgatttccAGAAAATGCGCCTTGCTCCAAGTCTAGCACGTGTCTTAGAGCAGACTGGCAAGGAGACAGGCTGCTACATGTCACATGGAGAGCTCATCACCACATGCTTTATATTTGAGAATTACCACAAAAGGGAGGGTTTTTAATAGTTATTTGGCATTTCCAAATGTCGACAAGCTGTGAAAGAGGGAGAGTACAGCATTGAAGAAGTAGAGTTTCTAGGTTTTCGTTCAATGTCTCTCCCTCCTTTTGTAACCATCAAGAAAATTAACTCTAAAAAGCTTGATTCAATATATATTCTCTCTCATCTATGATGTTTCCCTTTGCCTTGTCTCTTTCAGCCAAGAATCTCTGCACAAAACCTCCAATGATCTAGACATTGGAGTCATCCTCACTTGTGGGAAGATGATCCAAGTTATTTGAATATAGGAGATGTCAACATGACCGAGACCTTGATGGGGTTTTTCATGACAAACCATGTAATGTAGTGCCACTTAAACTGTGGTCCCTGGATCTAGGGTTTTGGAAGAAAACCCTAATTCTGGACACCTTTAGGGCAACTTGGAATATCACAAGAGTTGATGGATATCTGGAGGCTCACACTCATGCTTGCTGTATGCTTGAGCAAGGAGTCAAGGTAGCAAGTTCAAACTGCTAAAACACTCATGGGgtagaagaaaatgaattggAACTGATGATGAGCATTCTACATAAAAGGCTTGACAAAAGATTCAACAAAACCCCAGGAATCTAATTACCCCattaatcatttcttttataggTCTAATTAATCATCAGTATTCACAGCAGGAAGATGTTACTAGAGCAAGATAAACCTAAATAATCATCAACAAGAAATAAGCAGAGACCAGCTAAAACAACGAATTGCAAACCCTAATCATTAATCCTAtgttaatcaaatttaagaTGCATTATGTCCAGTGAATATGTTTCAATATTGTTGTAATTAGTGTTGAAGATTGGGGTGAGTGGTTTCGTGATTGTCAGTACTCTAGTGTGAAAGAAGGCTAAGAGCGAATCATCCAATTCATCATAAACTCCTACTTAATTTAGTTGGAAGATCAAAATTAGTAAAATGCATTATTAAGCTCAAACCAAGCCCTAGATGTCATGCTTAAATTCCGAATCACAAACCAAGATacaaatatatcatattattcTGTAAAACCACCTCCAGCAGTGAACAGACCTCATAATTTGAAGCAGAAGATACAAGGATTAGCGCTTGACACAATTTTCACATGATCCTTAAGCTAAAAACAGTCGAGCAAAAACAAGCCCAGATTTCTAAACCCGTACAAAGGAAAACAGACAAATACTCCTCCCACCCCAAAAAGGGAATGGCCATTTTCATCAACAACAACATATATCatcacatcatcatcatcaagatCATAATTTACAAGTAGAAATTATAATCTTGATGATGATTTCATCAAAGCCCCTAAAGTCGCTTGGAAAGAGAGCTATTACTCCTCTCAAGCACATTGAACTTCAGTGGAGCAGGTGAAACTGTATGCTTCCTTGTGGTTCATCTCTATAATTTGAAGgttcatcattttcttcactAGCCTTACTCTGGTTAGCTTTCTCACCTTCTAACTCCCTATATCTATGCAAATACCTTTTAAGCGGTTCAGCATAGTCATCGAACCCTAAAGTTCCCAAAGCCCAACAAATGTCGTCCCCATTGACAGTCTTGCGCTTCTCCTTGTGACACTTGTCAGATGCTTCTCCAGTCACAAAGCTAATGAACTCCGAGACACATTCTTGCATGGTTTCTTTTGCTTCCTTGGAGATTTTTGCATTAGGTGGCAGGATCTGCTTCATGATCCGTCCAACATTGGCGATCGGCAGCAATCGATCTTGTTCCTTGATGATCCCATCCTCAGCCGAAACACTGCTTCCACCTGCATAATTATACTTATGATCATAGTCTCTATCTGCATTAGTACCTATATCATCAACCATCTTGATCTATAAAGAGAACTTGATCCTGTCAAACACAGACACGTCGTCGCTGCTATATAGACGTTACACACATGTGTATGTGCATGTCTATATGTATATGCACCATGTCCATGGCAAAGGTTCGACAACATTACGTGGCGAGTCATGACGCCAACCTGGTCATTGTCATGAGGGACACAATGGCAGGCAATTTCCATTGTTGGCATGAGTTAGGTTCCTTTCTTAGGTAACCATGGATGCTTAGGGGGTTTGTGGAAGCAATCTAAACCCTAAAAAGCTTTAAGAAAAGACACAACTAGCTCAATTATAGTCCAAATGGTCCCCCCATTTGGTCTTTAATCTTAATTCTCTTGATAAGCTTCAACTAAGAATGTTTAAATAATAACATTAGTATGAAAACTTGTGGACTATATATGTGCACGTGTGCTCATAGAACCCTAAACACAACCAAAACTATACCTAAAAAGAACCTGCTAACCATTGATTAGAAACCCTAGTGTTGGATTACCTAATACTGAGGTTTTTACATGAGATTATGTCACTCTATACAAAGGCAAAGCATTTCGCTTtccaattaaaattagaaagtcATGGCCTAGTCCTGAAACTCTGGATTACCTAGTAATTAAATAATGCCCATTTGCCTGAAGATTGTGATCTTATAGCTTACATAATCTCGACATTTGGCAGTCGGTTCATGGCCGAGTTGGTTGTGAATCAGGTGAACTCTTTATTTGGTGTGTATTAGTTTACTTGTCCTATTCATGATTATGCCTTAATCCATTCTAACTTTGTGAAAATGACTCCTTGTAGTTCATTTTAGATTGTCTACTAAAGTGTCGGCTAGAATGTGCAATTTTTTATCAACTAAGATTTGTCTTGCTTAAGTAAGCTGGCATTAGTTAGAGGTCCATAGGCTTCAATATCATGTATATGATAATCTGGCAAATCAAAGGTtccaacaaaaacaaagaaaaagtgaGGAACTATTTGATACCATACCCTCTACTGAAATTTGACTCGATTCTTTTTTTGAGGGTTCATAACTCTAAATTTACACCAGAACAAACATTAAGCAGCAAAAAGTCACACAAGTTCTTCATCCTTTGCcatgaatttttacaataaagGTATCAAGTGTATCCAATCATAAATACAAACAACATCATTTCCTATAAAGACTGTTCTAGGGAATGGGTTGGATGGATGGTTAATTATTGGGTGGCTTTTGTCTAAATccatcccataaaaaaaattaaaaataaagttccTATATGCATAGGTGGTCAGTATAATATTATCAGTAAAGGATTAGCTTGCCGCCTGTATTAGGACCACATGCACCAACTTCACAAGCAAATCCACAAATTGATGAGAATGTTGCCCGTTAAGTTACTAAATGAGGCAACTTTCTTTAACAACTATTACTAgcagattaaaaaataatagtatataATAACAATAGGCCTTGGTCCCTCtccaaaaaaaaagatggaaatATTTTAAGGGGAAGAATGCCAAAGAATGTGAATCGATCTTCAGGAAAATGTCATATACCTATCTttcctcctttcttttttttaaaaaacttattctCAAATCCCACCTTTAATGTTTTTACATTGAAAGAGAATATATCCCACCCCAGATTTTATATTAGCGTTATCTTGATGTATGTTCCAAGGTTTATCGCTAAGCGCAAAAGGTCCCTGCTCGACTAGCCAATCCTTTTTAGTCCTGCTGTACTTCTATGTGTGAAGCCACTGTGTAGAGAACATGGTGTGTGGTCCATGTTCAAGTAAACAAATACAACTTTTACTCTGTTTATCAGGGAGATGAACAAAagcaagagaagaaaaacaatagaaagaCACACTTATGGGTCTCATAACCTTGCCTTTACATgcccttttttttaaaacttaaagtTTGTGGATATGCTAATATTTCTTGGTTTGGGTATTAGACTATTAGTACACCCTTGTGATATAAACCAGGACAGAACCACCGGGCTGGGTTCCACACAATAATGTGATCCACTGATCCAGCAGCCAATAGCATCACTGCATGTGGCATGCTTAGGGCAGTTTGTCATTTTGGAACATAAGTTTGGTAATTCTGTGGCCCACCCCCCCACCCCCACAAATTGTCACGTGGCATGTTATGATTGTGAGACTAGAACAATTGTAGACAAAgagattgtggatgacttcCCACAACCCCACCCCCAAGTTTGACACGTCTAGGGTTGGACTAAAAACAAGGATTCCCTTCACAACAAAGCTAATAAAGAAAGTAATTAAGCAAGTGGGTGATGGTACTTGATTCATGAAAGGACTTAATGAACAGGCCTATATATATTAGTTTCTGATCATCAAAGTCCATGGAGGAACTTAGAGGCCACCTTCCCAACTTTGTTGAGATTCCTTCCCCTATCCCACTCACCCCATGCCATACAATAGTGGGCATCTCATATGATCTGATCTAGATTTCCTAAATCTAAGGCTTGGTATAATAGGTTTTGGGCCAATGCTAAAAGTCTTACATGTCAAAGATTAGAAAGATCGCCTTTGTTAGCATTATCTTCCACATTGTTTAGTCTTTTTCTTTAACCCAGTTTAGGATGTCATAACTAAATTTATCTGCTTTTGGAATACATGTTTTGTATGGCTTTTATTCTTTATGCCACTTGAACACACCTTAATGGATGCTTTGgccttttaaattattcttttacaGTTCTAAAGGACTCAGAGATTAAGACCTTTGACACGCACAcaagatttattttaatagagcAGCATTTCAAATCAGCAAGTCATATGGGCATAATCAGATGTGAATGACAACCATAACAAAACAAACCGAATGGATTTATAGAACAATGGAAGCAAATAACATAGAAATTAAAGCAGAAGAACATGTCAGCATGATTATCATTGAATCTAAAGTGGGCCCATCTAAAACCCTAGAAATTTAAACTACCTGAATCCCTTTCATATATCCAtcacaataatattttatattggtTCAAAATAATGAAGGTTTTTACAAGGTACCCTGATGAGGTTTCTTCAGTTAGGATATCATAGGCCTTAACTTACAAACTGTACTGTGTCTCCTTGAACCCCAAACCCTACAAAGATCATTAATTTCCCAACAAAATCATGTCATATTAAGATAAGTAAACAGTTGAACTAACCATAAGatggaattttatttaaatcaaatGTCCCTGACAAAGAAATACTACTAAAGCAATCAAaccaagcatttttttttcaatccccTCTTCTTTTGGGGAAATTTAACAGAACCAACATGGGGTTACAACAAAGATGAAAGATCCAAATTGCGTTGGGGCTGGCCATCCTCTTCATTCACCGCTAGTTAGAACTAAGAAACATCTAGCTGATTGGAGAGACAAAAGAACTTACATAGCATTTACACATATATGTTTAAAGAGTAGCACCCTTTTCCTCGTGAGTTTTGCTTCCATAAACATATCCTTGAAAGCAGATGAAGTAAAAAATTTCCTATAACAATGTTGAGAATGTCAATATCAAAAGTGCTTTCTGCATGTCATTAACACAAGTCGCTCCACATCCTCCAACCAATCAATAACTTACTTCACATAAACATCCATTCCCTTTTGCTTCATTGTCCCCATATGATGAGAAGGCTTCTCAAGTTGATTGGTAATAACCTCAAAGTGATGGAAGCAAATAGGCTCATACTTTCTCCCCAAAACCACCAAGAAATAAGAACCGCAGATCTTTTGTCAGGCTTCTGTTGTCTCTTTCCATCCCAATATCTGAtggtttattatattttacagTACTATCTGGGTAGACTTGGCGTGCCATTGAAACCCAAGATAAAGAAGAGCCTGTTACTTCATGAGCACACTAAGTTTTTCATGTGAAAAGGAAGAGCACCTGTAGATGATGAAAATAGGCAAGGAAAGCCTGAGATGAGTACTGGTAATGGACACATACAAAAGACGAAGCATGTAACGATACAGAGGACTCAGTAATAGCAGTAGCAATTATAGATACcttatattttcaagaaatcGAGTAATATATGTCTTTACTTTCCAAAAAAACCATGAGGTTAGTTTATCAGCATGCTCAAACTGCTCCACTTCATGGACTATGCTTCCATGTTGACTCTTGTGAACTGATGGCAAACTTCTCAACAGGATTTAGGAGTTGCCTTTGTGGTTGGCTATCCATCAAAATTGAATCAAGAATTGTCTCAATTAattaacaagaaaacaaaaagcttCAGACATAAAAATTAACACCCGATCCACTACCAGAGCAGAGATTTGATTGTATGTGTTGCTTACAGAATTTACGTTTGATCAAAATATTTGTcagggaaaaacaaaaataaataacaatcaGATGCAAAAATAAAGGCTTTACACACATTTGAGAGTAGATGAAGCTAAAAATACTGAGagacaaaaacaaatgaaaaagacTATGAAGCTGCAAGTTTTGGGGTAACAAGCTTATGTGAAATTGGAGATTGAAAATCATAACACTTGGGATGAAAATGTAAATCACCACATCTTTCAGAATAAGAAACTTATGATCTTGCTAgccaatcatttttcaaagaaaagaacaggaaaggaaataaacaaatgcAGAGTTTCCATCAGAATTTCGATAAGCAAAGATAAGATATCTGTGTATTAGTGAAGGAGCTATACAGCAAGGTACACAGGATGTATACAAAGGATAAACAAAAGTATAGCCTGacaagggaaataaaaaaaggtgCTCCCTCACTCATGCAGAGCCCACCAATCTACAGAGTGTTCATCAGATCAAACATGATATCTTATTTCCTGTGTCTTTTCAATGTAAAAGAATGAACCAGAATATTGTATGGCCCCATGGAGTTACGGTGTAAAGACAGAGAGGTGGTTTTGACACCTTGGGCTACATATCACGCAAAGGTGTAAAGGCAGTCAGGTGGCCTCAAACACCTTTGGCCACAACGGAATTGAGTCAAtttagaagagaagaaaggataaacctttaaagtaaaaatgtAACATTACAAAACAACAAAAGTAGAGATGCTGTCTCAAAAGTCAGAAAGAAAACCACCTCCCTGATTCCAGAGATAATTCTTTTGCATTTCATGTATCTGTAACAGCATAACCATTCCTCTGCAGCCACTGATATCTGTTCTTGCAAACAAATACAGTCCGCCATAGTCACCCTTCCGCTCAGAGTCTTAAAACCAAATCCTAAAACAAGTCAGATAAAAGACATCACACTGGAGGCCAATCTAATTGTATGAGTCAAGTCCTTCAGTtacaaaattaaagtaattcaaCGTATAACTCACACACAAACCAAGCCCCTGAGTGCAATTAACTCATCAGAAGAGCCTCTAGAACTATAGTCATTGCAATCCCCTGT
Above is a genomic segment from Vitis riparia cultivar Riparia Gloire de Montpellier isolate 1030 chromosome 7, EGFV_Vit.rip_1.0, whole genome shotgun sequence containing:
- the LOC117918231 gene encoding nuclear transcription factor Y subunit B-5 → MVDDIGTNADRDYDHKYNYAGGSSVSAEDGIIKEQDRLLPIANVGRIMKQILPPNAKISKEAKETMQECVSEFISFVTGEASDKCHKEKRKTVNGDDICWALGTLGFDDYAEPLKRYLHRYRELEGEKANQSKASEENDEPSNYRDEPQGSIQFHLLH